From a single Oxalobacter vibrioformis genomic region:
- the ubiV gene encoding ubiquinone anaerobic biosynthesis protein UbiV — translation MKLALAPIAYYWPKEAVYRFYDAMQDAPVDIIYLGETVCAKRHELRYDDWLQIANRLCDAGKEVVLSTQVLLESDTHLNTMRKIAQNGVFPVEANDMGAVRLLCGGSPFVAGIHLNIYNPPALKLMSEMGARRWVMPLEMNKTDLAGMLMSRPEGMEVEVFGYGRMPLAFSARCFTARYYNLPKDDCRFHCLSHPDGLLLKTREKQDFLVLNGIQTQSERVYCLLTDLPVLEEMGVDIVRISPQWENTADVIRIYADVLSGSLSLPKAEAALEKVMPASPCNGYWYAMPGMHCIREDVL, via the coding sequence ATGAAACTGGCGCTGGCACCCATTGCTTATTACTGGCCGAAAGAAGCGGTATACCGGTTTTATGATGCCATGCAGGATGCGCCGGTCGATATCATCTATCTGGGCGAAACGGTCTGTGCCAAACGTCATGAGCTCCGTTATGACGACTGGCTTCAAATCGCAAACCGTTTGTGCGATGCGGGTAAAGAGGTGGTTCTGTCGACACAGGTCCTGCTGGAGTCTGATACCCACTTGAATACCATGCGAAAGATTGCGCAAAACGGGGTTTTCCCTGTTGAAGCCAATGATATGGGCGCAGTGCGCCTGCTTTGTGGCGGTAGCCCGTTTGTTGCAGGCATTCACCTGAATATTTACAACCCGCCAGCACTGAAGCTGATGTCGGAAATGGGTGCCCGGCGGTGGGTAATGCCTCTGGAAATGAATAAAACGGACCTGGCCGGTATGCTGATGTCCAGGCCGGAGGGAATGGAAGTTGAAGTGTTTGGATACGGGCGTATGCCGCTTGCGTTTTCTGCCCGCTGTTTTACGGCCAGATATTATAATCTGCCCAAGGATGATTGCCGGTTTCACTGTCTTTCCCATCCGGACGGATTGCTTCTCAAGACGCGGGAAAAACAGGATTTCCTGGTGTTAAACGGTATCCAGACCCAGTCAGAGCGGGTATATTGCCTGCTGACCGACTTGCCGGTCCTTGAGGAAATGGGAGTGGATATTGTCCGTATCAGTCCGCAATGGGAAAACACCGCTGATGTTATCCGGATATATGCGGATGTGTTGTCCGGAAGCCTGTCATTGCCCAAAGCGGAGGCCGCGCTGGAAAAAGTCATGCCCGCCTCTCCCTGTAATGGATACTGGTACGCCATGCCCGGTATGCACTGTATCCGGGAGGACGTTCTGTGA
- the ubiT gene encoding ubiquinone anaerobic biosynthesis accessory factor UbiT, whose product MILTRFVVPALLSRVVSRVPSYPGSLIFASAINPILKGSMTEEMQAMLAGKLLRLSVTDMGLHFNFLWTSGGFVAGWHVEVPDLIISASARDFLLMASRREDPDTLFFSRRLVMEGDTELGVLLKNTVDALELDIPALIKTAPVRALSALFRKG is encoded by the coding sequence ATGATATTGACGCGCTTTGTTGTACCTGCACTGCTAAGCCGGGTGGTTTCCCGGGTCCCGTCGTATCCCGGATCACTTATCTTTGCTTCAGCGATCAATCCGATCCTCAAGGGCAGTATGACAGAGGAAATGCAGGCAATGCTGGCCGGAAAGCTTCTGCGCCTTTCCGTGACGGATATGGGGCTGCACTTCAATTTTCTGTGGACAAGCGGCGGCTTTGTCGCCGGATGGCACGTGGAGGTGCCTGATCTCATTATCAGCGCCAGCGCCCGTGATTTTCTCCTGATGGCATCCCGCAGGGAAGATCCGGATACGCTTTTTTTCAGCCGCAGGCTGGTAATGGAAGGGGATACCGAGTTGGGGGTATTGCTTAAAAATACCGTCGATGCGCTTGAACTGGACATTCCGGCGCTGATAAAAACAGCGCCGGTCAGAGCCTTGTCGGCCCTCTTTCGCAAAGGTTGA